In one Janibacter cremeus genomic region, the following are encoded:
- a CDS encoding NAD(P)/FAD-dependent oxidoreductase — protein MTDTLDRTEDEQTAAPSRAEAWLADFETTLTAGDPAAVADLFCTDSYWRDLVSFTWNLVTVEGRAGVRDLVAETATRTAPSDFTTSEPATEDGGVVTAWIAFETAVARGEGLLRLREEDGRDRAWTLLTAMTELKGYEEPRRDRRPMGAAHGASKERTTWKERLEQEAATLGETTQPHVLVIGGGQGGIAVGARLRQMDVPALVVDAHERPGDQWRGRYKSLCLHDPVWYDHLPYLKFPDNWPVFAPKDKIGDWLESYVKVMEIPYWSSTRVTSARWSEPDQRWDVELVRDGRPMTLHPSELVFATGMSGKPNMPEVPGADVFKGEFHHSSAHPGPDAYRGKKVVVIGSNNSAFDICGALWEHDADVTMVQRSSTHIVKSASLMEYGLGDLYSERALASGVTTEKADLTFASLPYRIMHEFQIPAYEKMAEVDQDFYERLEAAGFWHDWGADGSGLFMKYLRRGSGYYIDVGSAELVADGEVALVRGQFDHLTEDSVVLQDGRELPADLVVFATGYRSMNGWVADLIDQETADRLGKCWGLGSDTPKDPGPWEGEQRNMWKPTQVPHLWMHGGNLHQSRHYSLYLALQLKARHVGIDTPVYGLQEVHHLG, from the coding sequence ATGACCGACACACTGGACCGGACCGAGGACGAGCAGACGGCGGCACCCTCCCGCGCCGAGGCTTGGCTGGCCGACTTCGAGACCACGCTGACCGCCGGCGACCCAGCCGCGGTCGCCGACCTCTTCTGCACCGACAGCTACTGGCGTGACTTGGTGTCCTTCACCTGGAACCTCGTCACCGTCGAGGGGCGTGCCGGCGTGCGTGACCTCGTCGCGGAGACCGCGACGAGGACGGCACCGTCGGACTTCACCACGAGTGAGCCCGCCACCGAGGACGGGGGCGTGGTCACGGCCTGGATCGCCTTCGAGACAGCGGTCGCCCGCGGCGAGGGGCTGCTGCGCCTGCGTGAGGAGGACGGCCGGGACCGGGCGTGGACCCTCCTCACGGCGATGACCGAGCTGAAGGGGTACGAGGAGCCGAGGCGGGACCGCCGGCCCATGGGTGCCGCCCATGGTGCGTCGAAGGAGCGGACCACCTGGAAGGAGCGCCTCGAGCAGGAGGCCGCCACCCTCGGTGAGACGACGCAGCCACACGTGCTCGTCATCGGGGGCGGTCAGGGCGGGATCGCCGTCGGCGCACGGCTGCGCCAGATGGACGTACCGGCGCTGGTCGTCGACGCCCACGAACGTCCCGGCGACCAGTGGCGTGGGCGCTACAAGTCGCTGTGCCTGCACGACCCGGTCTGGTACGACCACCTGCCCTACCTGAAGTTCCCCGACAACTGGCCGGTCTTCGCGCCCAAGGACAAGATCGGGGACTGGCTCGAGTCCTACGTGAAGGTCATGGAGATCCCGTACTGGTCGAGCACACGGGTCACCTCGGCCCGCTGGTCCGAGCCGGACCAGCGCTGGGACGTCGAGCTCGTCCGGGACGGGCGGCCCATGACGCTGCACCCGAGCGAACTCGTCTTCGCGACCGGGATGTCGGGCAAGCCGAACATGCCGGAGGTGCCCGGCGCGGATGTCTTCAAGGGGGAGTTCCACCACTCCTCGGCCCACCCCGGTCCGGACGCCTACCGCGGCAAGAAGGTCGTCGTCATCGGCAGCAACAACAGCGCCTTCGACATCTGCGGGGCGCTGTGGGAGCACGACGCAGACGTGACGATGGTTCAACGCTCCTCGACCCACATCGTCAAGAGCGCCAGCCTCATGGAGTACGGGCTCGGTGACCTCTACTCGGAGCGGGCGCTCGCGTCGGGGGTCACGACGGAGAAGGCCGACCTCACCTTCGCCTCTCTCCCGTACCGGATCATGCACGAGTTCCAGATCCCGGCCTACGAGAAGATGGCCGAGGTCGACCAGGACTTCTACGAGCGGCTGGAGGCCGCCGGCTTCTGGCACGACTGGGGCGCCGACGGCTCCGGTCTGTTCATGAAGTACCTGCGGAGGGGCTCGGGCTACTACATCGACGTGGGCTCGGCCGAGCTGGTCGCCGACGGCGAGGTCGCCCTCGTGCGGGGTCAGTTCGACCACCTGACCGAGGACTCCGTCGTCCTCCAGGACGGACGGGAGCTGCCCGCCGACCTCGTCGTCTTCGCGACCGGCTACCGGTCCATGAACGGCTGGGTCGCCGACCTCATCGATCAGGAGACCGCGGACCGGCTCGGCAAGTGTTGGGGCCTGGGCTCCGACACGCCCAAGGACCCCGGCCCCTGGGAGGGCGAGCAGCGCAACATGTGGAAGCCCACCCAGGTCCCACACCTCTGGATGCACGGGGGCAACCTGCACCAGTCCCGGCACTACTCGCTCTACCTGGCCCTCCAGCTCAAGGCGCGCCACGTGGGGATCGACACCCCGGTCTACGGGCTCCAGGAGGTGCACCACCTGGGGTGA
- a CDS encoding acyl-CoA thioesterase, translated as MTTSTDTRITLSRIMTNAEANLLGTVHGGNIMKMVDDTAGVAANRFAQGPAVTAAMDEMAFHNPVRVGDVLHVSAQVNWAGRTSMEVGVRAEVDRWDAVTERVHVASAYLVFVAVDDEGGVREIGELVTSEEEEVRRFREAQIRRESRLARREAIRSSREDATGASA; from the coding sequence GTGACGACATCCACCGACACCCGCATCACGCTCTCGCGCATCATGACCAATGCCGAGGCCAACCTCCTCGGCACGGTCCACGGCGGCAACATCATGAAGATGGTCGACGACACGGCCGGCGTCGCGGCCAACCGCTTCGCGCAGGGGCCCGCGGTCACCGCCGCGATGGACGAGATGGCCTTCCACAACCCCGTCCGGGTCGGTGACGTCCTCCACGTCAGCGCACAGGTCAACTGGGCCGGCCGCACCTCGATGGAGGTCGGCGTGCGCGCCGAGGTCGACCGCTGGGACGCGGTGACCGAGCGCGTCCACGTCGCGAGCGCCTACCTCGTCTTCGTGGCGGTCGACGACGAAGGGGGTGTCCGCGAGATCGGCGAGCTGGTCACCTCCGAGGAGGAGGAGGTCCGCCGCTTCCGCGAGGCGCAGATCCGCCGGGAGAGCCGCCTGGCCCGCCGCGAGGCGATCAGGTCCAGCCGTGAGGACGCGACGGGAGCGAGCGCGTGA
- the dxr gene encoding 1-deoxy-D-xylulose-5-phosphate reductoisomerase → MSSGDRTRVTLLGSTGSIGTQGLQVVSAHPERFTVAAISGGSNLRLLAQQAARYTPALVAAATGTVEELTDAITAAAHETGTTDYTPEVLVGPDAATEVAGRPSDVVLNGITGAIGLRPTLAALGSGARLALANKESLIIGGPIVREAAAPGQIVPVDSEHSAIAQALRSGRREEVRKLVVTASGGPFRGMSRAELREVTPEAALVHPNFAMGRVITTNSATLVNKGLELIEAHLLFDVPMDHIEAVVHPQQIIHSMVEFHDGAVVAQLGLPTMLAPIALGLSWPDRLADVETPVDWTQAADWRFEPLDHEAFPAVRLAQQVGEAGGTHPAVYNAANEVAVDAFHDGACGFLDIVDTISEVVSRHDGADFDAHTVEGVLAADDWARREAARVLST, encoded by the coding sequence GTGAGCAGCGGCGACCGCACCCGGGTCACCCTCCTCGGCTCGACCGGCTCCATCGGCACCCAGGGCCTGCAGGTCGTCTCCGCGCACCCCGAACGCTTCACCGTCGCCGCGATCTCCGGCGGGTCCAACCTCCGGCTGCTCGCCCAGCAGGCGGCCCGGTACACCCCGGCCCTCGTCGCCGCCGCGACCGGCACGGTCGAGGAGCTGACCGACGCGATCACCGCTGCCGCCCACGAGACCGGCACCACCGACTACACGCCCGAGGTCCTCGTCGGCCCGGACGCGGCCACCGAGGTCGCCGGACGCCCGAGCGACGTCGTCCTCAACGGCATCACCGGCGCCATCGGCCTGCGGCCGACGCTGGCGGCGCTGGGCAGCGGCGCGCGCCTGGCCCTGGCCAACAAGGAGTCGCTGATCATCGGCGGCCCGATCGTGCGGGAGGCCGCCGCCCCCGGACAGATCGTGCCCGTCGACTCCGAGCACTCGGCGATCGCCCAGGCGCTGCGCTCCGGCCGCCGGGAGGAGGTGCGCAAGCTGGTCGTCACCGCCAGCGGCGGCCCCTTCCGCGGCATGTCGCGTGCCGAGCTGCGCGAGGTCACACCGGAGGCCGCGCTCGTGCACCCGAACTTCGCCATGGGACGGGTCATCACGACCAACAGCGCGACCCTGGTCAACAAGGGCCTGGAACTGATCGAGGCGCACCTGCTCTTCGACGTGCCGATGGACCACATCGAGGCCGTGGTGCACCCGCAGCAGATCATCCACTCGATGGTCGAGTTCCACGACGGAGCCGTGGTCGCCCAGCTCGGTCTGCCGACGATGCTCGCGCCGATCGCCCTGGGGCTGTCCTGGCCCGACCGGCTCGCCGACGTGGAGACCCCCGTCGACTGGACGCAGGCCGCCGACTGGCGCTTCGAGCCGCTGGACCACGAGGCCTTCCCCGCAGTGCGGCTGGCCCAGCAGGTCGGTGAGGCGGGCGGCACCCACCCGGCCGTGTACAACGCGGCCAACGAGGTCGCGGTCGACGCCTTCCACGACGGTGCCTGCGGCTTCCTCGACATCGTCGACACCATCAGCGAGGTCGTCTCGCGGCACGACGGCGCGGACTTCGACGCGCACACCGTCGAGGGCGTCCTGGCCGCCGACGACTGGGCCCGGCGGGAGGCGGCGCGCGTCCTGTCCACCTGA
- a CDS encoding M50 family metallopeptidase — translation MLYVLGVVLAFVGIALSIALHEVGHLVPAKKFGVRVPQYMVGFGPTMWSRTRGETEYGVKAVPLGGYIRMIGMFPPAKGQDPTMTRASSTGRFGQLADEARKQSLEEIRPGDDGRMFYQLPVWKRVVVMMGGPTVNLLIALVLFTGIFTLHGVAVATPKISSVSECVDITSAGQQARTECTSDMPLAPANEAGLKPGDTITAVNGTSVSTWDDVRQAIRDNLGAPLTLTVTRDGDPMTLEADPIVLDLPVYDENGQLQHDDDGEVVTERAGFLGASGSREMQEQPVTAVPGLFWDQVEQTYGLLVRIPEKLVGVAEAAFGSAERDPNGPMSVVGVGRIAGEVASSDAFGDTREKAVLLVSLLASLNLVLFAFNTIPLLPLDGGHVAGALWEALKKGWARVRGRPDPGPVDVAKALPLAYGVALAFIAMTVLLVYADFVKPIRLT, via the coding sequence ATGCTCTATGTCCTCGGGGTCGTTCTCGCGTTCGTCGGGATCGCCCTGTCCATCGCGCTGCACGAGGTGGGCCACCTCGTGCCGGCCAAGAAGTTCGGCGTGCGCGTGCCCCAGTACATGGTCGGCTTCGGGCCGACGATGTGGTCACGCACCCGCGGTGAGACCGAGTACGGCGTCAAGGCCGTCCCCCTCGGTGGCTACATCCGGATGATCGGCATGTTCCCGCCGGCCAAGGGCCAGGACCCGACGATGACCCGGGCCTCGAGCACGGGACGCTTCGGCCAGCTCGCCGACGAGGCCCGCAAGCAGAGCCTCGAGGAGATCAGGCCCGGCGACGACGGCCGCATGTTCTACCAGCTGCCCGTGTGGAAGCGGGTCGTCGTCATGATGGGCGGCCCGACGGTCAACCTCCTCATCGCACTCGTCCTCTTCACGGGCATCTTCACGCTCCACGGCGTGGCGGTGGCGACACCGAAGATCTCCTCGGTGAGCGAGTGCGTCGACATCACCAGCGCCGGCCAGCAGGCACGCACCGAGTGCACTTCCGACATGCCGCTCGCACCGGCCAACGAGGCCGGGCTGAAGCCCGGCGACACGATCACCGCGGTCAACGGGACCTCCGTCTCGACGTGGGACGACGTGCGCCAGGCCATCCGCGACAACCTCGGCGCGCCGTTGACCCTCACCGTCACCCGGGACGGCGACCCGATGACGCTCGAGGCCGACCCGATCGTCCTCGACCTGCCCGTCTACGACGAGAACGGCCAGCTCCAGCACGACGACGACGGTGAGGTCGTCACCGAGCGGGCCGGCTTCCTCGGCGCCAGCGGCAGCCGCGAGATGCAGGAGCAGCCGGTCACGGCCGTCCCGGGCCTCTTCTGGGACCAGGTCGAGCAGACCTACGGGCTGCTGGTGAGGATCCCGGAGAAGCTCGTCGGCGTCGCGGAGGCCGCCTTCGGCAGCGCCGAGCGGGACCCGAACGGTCCGATGTCGGTCGTCGGCGTCGGCCGGATCGCCGGTGAGGTCGCCAGCTCCGACGCCTTCGGCGACACCCGGGAGAAGGCGGTGCTGCTGGTCTCCCTGCTCGCCTCGCTCAACCTCGTCCTCTTCGCCTTCAACACCATCCCGCTCCTGCCCCTCGACGGGGGGCACGTCGCCGGGGCGCTGTGGGAGGCGCTGAAGAAGGGGTGGGCCCGGGTGCGCGGGCGTCCCGACCCCGGGCCCGTCGACGTCGCCAAGGCGCTGCCGCTGGCCTACGGGGTCGCGCTCGCCTTCATCGCCATGACCGTGCTGCTCGTCTACGCGGACTTCGTCAAGCCGATCCGTCTGACCTGA
- the ispG gene encoding flavodoxin-dependent (E)-4-hydroxy-3-methylbut-2-enyl-diphosphate synthase: MSVSLGMPKAPAPVLAPRRPTRQIKVGAVGVGSESPVSVQSMTTTNTADVNATLQQIAELTAAGCDIVRVACPTQDDADALPAIAAKSQIPVIADIHFQPKYVYAAIEAGCAAVRVNPGNIRKFDDQVKQIAQAAKDHGTSIRIGVNAGSLDRRLLEKYGKATPEALVESAVWEAGLFEEHDFHDFKISVKHNDPVTMVRAYELLAEAGDWPLHLGVTEAGPAFQGTIKSATAFGALLSRGIGDTIRVSLSAPPVEEIKVGQQILQSLGLRPRKLEIVSCPSCGRAQVDVYELADKVTAGLEGMTVPLRVAVMGCVVNGPGEAREADLGVASGNGKGQIFVKGEVIKTVPEAQIVETLIEEAMRIAEEMGEDAEGEEAGATVTVS; the protein is encoded by the coding sequence ATGAGTGTCTCCCTCGGAATGCCGAAGGCCCCCGCGCCCGTGCTCGCGCCGCGCCGCCCGACCCGACAGATCAAGGTCGGTGCCGTGGGGGTGGGCAGCGAGAGCCCGGTATCGGTGCAGTCGATGACGACGACGAACACCGCGGACGTCAACGCCACCCTGCAGCAGATCGCCGAGCTCACTGCGGCCGGCTGCGACATCGTCCGGGTGGCCTGCCCGACCCAGGACGACGCGGACGCACTGCCGGCGATCGCGGCCAAGTCGCAGATCCCGGTCATCGCCGACATCCACTTCCAGCCGAAGTACGTCTACGCGGCCATCGAGGCCGGCTGCGCCGCCGTGCGCGTCAACCCGGGCAACATCCGCAAGTTCGACGACCAGGTCAAGCAGATCGCCCAGGCGGCCAAGGACCACGGCACCTCGATCCGCATCGGCGTCAACGCCGGCAGCCTCGACCGGCGTCTGCTGGAGAAGTACGGCAAGGCCACCCCGGAGGCGCTCGTCGAGTCGGCCGTGTGGGAGGCCGGCCTGTTCGAGGAGCACGACTTCCACGACTTCAAGATCTCGGTCAAGCACAACGACCCGGTGACGATGGTGCGGGCCTACGAGCTGCTCGCCGAGGCCGGTGACTGGCCGCTGCACCTCGGCGTCACCGAGGCGGGTCCGGCCTTCCAGGGCACGATCAAGTCCGCCACCGCCTTCGGCGCGCTGCTCTCCAGGGGCATCGGCGACACGATCCGCGTCTCCCTCTCCGCGCCGCCCGTGGAGGAGATCAAGGTCGGCCAGCAGATCCTGCAGAGCCTGGGGCTGCGCCCGCGCAAGCTCGAGATCGTCTCCTGCCCCAGCTGCGGCCGGGCGCAGGTCGACGTCTACGAGCTGGCCGACAAGGTCACCGCCGGTCTCGAGGGCATGACCGTCCCGCTGCGCGTCGCCGTCATGGGCTGCGTCGTCAACGGCCCGGGGGAGGCCCGCGAGGCCGACCTCGGTGTCGCCTCCGGCAACGGCAAGGGCCAGATCTTCGTCAAGGGCGAGGTCATCAAGACCGTCCCCGAGGCGCAGATCGTCGAGACCCTCATCGAGGAGGCCATGCGCATCGCCGAGGAGATGGGCGAGGACGCCGAGGGCGAGGAGGCCGGGGCCACCGTCACGGTGAGCTGA
- a CDS encoding DUF4081 domain-containing GNAT family N-acetyltransferase has protein sequence MLRTRQPIRLLGVDDVDDALDLCARDPAANVFVASRILDGGLGPGSTAAHGYFADGRLEAFVWSYANVVPVNTGPDSWGPLAGQVKRMRRRSASFLGPREEVLGLWKETRSAFPRPRAMRSEQPLMATRTPPSQLGFPVDARVRQAQLDEVDLVMPAAEHMFTHEIGYRPYTGSPAFYRDSIWRLIRQGRTYVVIEDGRVIFKADIGSVALDACQIQGVWLSPELRGQGLAAGFMASVVEQTMADHAPFVTLYVNDYNVAALATYDRIGMQRVGTFATILF, from the coding sequence GTGCTGCGCACCCGCCAACCGATCCGGCTCCTGGGCGTCGACGACGTCGATGACGCCTTGGACCTGTGTGCGCGGGATCCCGCGGCGAACGTCTTCGTCGCCAGCCGGATCCTCGACGGCGGGCTCGGTCCCGGGTCGACCGCCGCGCACGGCTACTTCGCCGACGGGCGGCTCGAGGCCTTCGTCTGGTCCTACGCCAACGTCGTCCCCGTCAACACCGGGCCCGACAGCTGGGGTCCCCTCGCGGGCCAGGTCAAGCGCATGCGGCGACGCAGCGCCTCCTTCCTCGGCCCCCGCGAGGAGGTCCTCGGCCTGTGGAAGGAGACCCGGTCGGCCTTCCCCCGGCCGCGTGCGATGCGCTCGGAGCAGCCGCTCATGGCCACCCGCACCCCGCCGTCACAGCTGGGCTTCCCGGTCGACGCGCGCGTGCGGCAGGCCCAGCTCGACGAGGTCGACCTCGTCATGCCGGCCGCCGAGCACATGTTCACCCACGAGATCGGCTACCGCCCCTACACCGGCAGCCCCGCCTTCTACCGCGACTCGATCTGGCGCCTGATCCGCCAGGGACGCACCTACGTCGTCATCGAGGACGGACGGGTGATCTTCAAGGCCGACATCGGCTCGGTGGCCCTCGACGCGTGCCAGATCCAGGGCGTCTGGCTCTCCCCGGAGCTGCGCGGGCAGGGGCTGGCCGCCGGCTTCATGGCCTCGGTGGTGGAGCAGACCATGGCCGACCACGCCCCCTTCGTCACGCTGTACGTCAACGACTACAACGTGGCCGCCCTGGCGACCTACGACCGCATCGGCATGCAGCGGGTGGGCACCTTCGCGACGATCCTCTTCTGA
- a CDS encoding zinc-binding dehydrogenase — translation MRAVYAESINPDDPLSGLVVGERPEPEVPDGWVRVTVQAAALNHHDLWSLKGVGLGEDKLPMILGCDAAGLDEDGREVVVHSVISSPGFTGDETTDPRRSLLSEKHQGTFADTVVVPARNVVAKPAGLSMAEAACLPTAWLTAYRMLFVRGGVRPGETVLVQGVGGGVATALITLARAAGVRVLATSRSEEKKTRALELGAHAVFDSNERLPEKVDAVMETVGRATWDHSIRSLRPGGRIVICGHTSGARPDEAHLTRIFFLQLSVIGSTMGSRDELGDLMRLLDSSGARPLIDRTLPLEQARDGFAAMESGDLVGKVVFTL, via the coding sequence ATGCGTGCCGTGTACGCCGAGAGCATCAACCCCGACGACCCGCTGTCCGGACTCGTGGTGGGCGAGCGTCCCGAGCCGGAGGTTCCGGACGGCTGGGTGCGGGTCACGGTGCAGGCAGCCGCGCTGAACCACCACGACCTGTGGTCGCTCAAGGGCGTCGGGCTCGGCGAGGACAAGCTGCCGATGATCCTCGGCTGCGACGCCGCCGGTCTGGACGAGGACGGCCGGGAGGTCGTCGTCCACTCGGTGATCTCCTCGCCCGGGTTCACCGGCGACGAGACGACCGACCCGCGCCGCTCGCTGCTGTCCGAGAAGCACCAGGGCACCTTCGCCGACACCGTGGTCGTGCCGGCCCGCAACGTCGTCGCCAAGCCCGCAGGCCTGTCGATGGCCGAGGCCGCCTGCCTGCCGACGGCGTGGCTGACCGCCTACCGGATGCTCTTCGTCCGTGGCGGCGTGCGCCCCGGTGAGACCGTGCTCGTCCAGGGTGTCGGCGGTGGTGTGGCCACCGCGCTGATCACCCTGGCCCGCGCCGCCGGCGTGCGGGTGCTGGCCACCTCGCGCAGCGAGGAGAAGAAGACCCGGGCGCTGGAGCTCGGGGCGCACGCGGTCTTCGACTCGAACGAGCGCCTGCCGGAGAAGGTCGACGCCGTCATGGAGACCGTCGGCCGCGCCACCTGGGACCACTCGATCCGCTCGCTCCGTCCCGGTGGCCGCATCGTCATCTGCGGGCACACCTCCGGAGCCCGGCCCGACGAGGCGCACCTGACCCGGATCTTCTTCCTGCAGCTGAGCGTCATCGGCTCGACGATGGGGTCCCGGGACGAGCTGGGTGACCTCATGCGGCTGCTCGACTCCTCGGGCGCGCGACCGCTCATCGACCGCACCCTGCCGCTGGAGCAGGCCCGCGACGGCTTCGCGGCGATGGAGTCCGGCGACCTCGTGGGCAAGGTCGTCTTCACCCTCTGA
- the poxB gene encoding ubiquinone-dependent pyruvate dehydrogenase, giving the protein MPTIADNAVATLRANGVTRAYGIPGDSLNGFTEAMRRDGSIEWILVRHEEAAAFAAAADAELTGELAVVLGSCGPGNLHLINGLFDAHRNRVPVLAIAAQIPSAEIGSGYFQETHPQDLFQECSVYCEMVSDPRQMPRMLQTAMRAAIQQRGVAVLVVPGDVAQAEAVDERVSVIERARARIVPQADQLERAAQLLNSSRRTTMLVGVGAQGAKGEVLELADTLAAPIVHTLRSKQHIEGDNPFDVGLTGLLGFASGYRAMEEADTILMLGTDFPYRQFYPQGATIIQVDVRGEQLGKRVPLDLGLVGDVGETVRELLPLLRRSTHRGHLDDAVKHYGRTRERLDDLAVPTKTGRLRRSEAIHPQYLARVVNEVADDDAVIVPDVGSPVVYAARYVQCHGDRRVIGSFIHGSMANAVPHAIGAQTAFPKRQVITLSGDGGLTMLMGELLTVRQLDLPIKIVVLNNSSLNFVELEMKAAGLPDFGTGLDNPDFAKVAEAMGIRGWRVEDSDALEPAVREAFAHDGPALVDVVTDRQELTIPPAISAEQIKGFTLYALRTVMSGRGDELLDLSRSNLRQIF; this is encoded by the coding sequence ATGCCGACCATCGCGGACAACGCCGTCGCCACACTGCGGGCCAACGGGGTGACTCGTGCCTACGGGATCCCCGGGGACTCCCTCAACGGCTTCACCGAGGCCATGCGCCGGGACGGGTCGATCGAGTGGATCCTCGTGCGCCACGAGGAGGCCGCGGCCTTCGCCGCGGCGGCTGACGCCGAGCTCACCGGTGAGCTGGCGGTCGTGCTCGGCAGCTGCGGCCCGGGCAACCTGCACCTGATCAACGGGCTCTTCGACGCCCACCGCAACCGGGTCCCGGTGCTGGCGATCGCAGCGCAGATCCCCAGCGCGGAGATCGGCAGTGGCTACTTCCAGGAGACCCACCCGCAGGACCTCTTCCAGGAGTGCAGCGTCTACTGCGAGATGGTCTCCGACCCCCGGCAGATGCCGCGGATGCTGCAGACCGCGATGCGCGCGGCGATCCAGCAGCGCGGGGTCGCGGTGCTCGTCGTGCCCGGCGACGTCGCCCAGGCCGAGGCGGTCGACGAGCGGGTCAGCGTCATCGAGCGCGCTCGCGCCAGGATCGTCCCGCAGGCCGACCAGCTGGAGCGGGCGGCGCAGCTGCTCAACTCCTCCCGCCGCACGACGATGCTCGTGGGTGTGGGCGCGCAGGGGGCGAAGGGGGAGGTCCTCGAGCTCGCCGACACCCTCGCCGCACCGATCGTGCACACCCTGCGCAGCAAGCAGCACATCGAGGGCGACAACCCCTTCGACGTCGGGCTGACCGGGCTGCTCGGCTTCGCCTCGGGCTACCGGGCCATGGAGGAGGCCGACACCATCCTGATGCTGGGCACGGACTTCCCGTACCGGCAGTTCTACCCGCAGGGCGCGACGATCATCCAGGTCGACGTGCGCGGGGAGCAGCTCGGCAAGCGGGTGCCCCTCGACCTCGGCCTCGTCGGCGACGTCGGCGAGACGGTCCGCGAGCTGCTCCCGCTGCTGCGACGCAGCACCCACCGTGGCCACCTCGACGACGCGGTCAAGCACTACGGCCGCACCCGCGAGAGGCTCGACGACCTCGCGGTGCCGACGAAGACGGGCCGGCTGCGCAGGAGCGAGGCCATCCACCCGCAGTACCTCGCGCGCGTGGTCAACGAGGTCGCCGACGACGACGCCGTCATCGTCCCCGACGTCGGCTCGCCCGTCGTCTACGCCGCCCGCTACGTGCAGTGCCACGGGGACCGCCGGGTCATCGGTTCCTTCATCCACGGCTCGATGGCCAACGCCGTACCGCACGCGATCGGTGCACAGACCGCCTTCCCGAAGCGCCAGGTCATCACGCTCAGCGGCGACGGCGGGCTGACGATGCTCATGGGCGAGCTGCTCACCGTGCGCCAGCTGGACCTGCCGATCAAGATCGTCGTGCTGAACAACTCGTCGCTGAACTTCGTCGAGCTGGAGATGAAGGCCGCCGGCCTGCCGGACTTCGGCACCGGACTGGACAACCCGGACTTCGCGAAGGTCGCCGAGGCCATGGGCATCCGCGGCTGGCGGGTCGAGGACTCGGACGCGCTGGAGCCCGCCGTGCGCGAGGCCTTCGCCCACGACGGTCCCGCTCTCGTCGACGTCGTCACCGACCGCCAGGAGCTGACGATCCCGCCCGCCATCTCCGCGGAGCAGATCAAGGGCTTCACGCTCTACGCCCTGCGGACGGTGATGTCGGGACGCGGCGACGAGCTGCTCGACCTCTCCCGCTCCAACCTGCGACAGATCTTCTAG
- a CDS encoding GNAT family N-acetyltransferase — MLEWSATTDADVGALVRLGQACLERDGGLPDLADPEHMRTSFVTGQAICGRDELGDVLAAAAIGRDSSGGRTATGLVDPAVMGQGVGHELADWVARHAGGPVRFVMDSVSPESESLLVDIGLHRVFAETIMRHSLRHVPVVKVPDDIVTLPFTDDTSEAFHHAYEESFGDQPGYDEGSARAWGRWLREQRGFVPEDSRVAMDRSGHVAGFVTVSEGWIEEVGVVPAWRGRRLGAHLVARTLTAIEKQGRTEAWLAVDCRSPARSLYERLGFRSHGTRALYDQR; from the coding sequence ATGCTGGAGTGGTCGGCGACGACCGACGCGGACGTCGGGGCACTGGTGCGTCTCGGGCAGGCCTGCCTGGAGCGGGACGGCGGTCTGCCCGACCTGGCCGACCCGGAGCACATGCGCACCTCCTTCGTCACCGGTCAGGCGATCTGCGGGCGCGACGAGCTCGGCGACGTCCTCGCCGCCGCCGCGATCGGCCGCGACTCCTCCGGCGGGCGCACCGCGACGGGGCTCGTCGACCCCGCGGTGATGGGGCAGGGCGTAGGTCACGAGCTCGCCGACTGGGTCGCCCGCCACGCCGGGGGGCCGGTGCGCTTCGTCATGGACTCGGTCAGCCCCGAGTCCGAGAGCCTGCTCGTCGACATCGGGCTGCACCGCGTCTTCGCGGAGACGATCATGCGCCACTCGCTGCGCCACGTCCCCGTGGTCAAGGTGCCCGACGACATCGTCACGCTGCCCTTCACCGACGACACGTCCGAGGCCTTCCACCACGCCTACGAGGAGTCCTTCGGGGACCAGCCCGGCTACGACGAGGGGAGCGCCCGGGCCTGGGGCCGGTGGTTGCGCGAGCAGCGCGGCTTCGTGCCCGAGGACTCCCGCGTGGCCATGGACCGCTCCGGCCACGTGGCCGGATTCGTCACCGTCAGCGAGGGCTGGATCGAGGAGGTCGGTGTCGTGCCGGCCTGGCGCGGTCGGCGGTTGGGTGCCCACCTCGTGGCCCGTACCCTGACGGCGATCGAGAAGCAGGGCCGCACCGAGGCCTGGCTGGCCGTCGACTGTCGGAGCCCGGCACGATCCCTCTACGAGCGCCTCGGGTTCCGCAGCCACGGCACGCGGGCCCTGTACGACCAGCGATGA